The DNA window GGAGCGCGGCAAATAGGGGAGGGGGCTTAAGCAAAGCGCTCCGCTCCTCGCCCACTGTTTACCCTCTTATTTATAGTATTTGGCCAGAATGTCGTTGCCTTGCTGCTCAATTTGCTTGGCGGCGTCATCCAGAGTGATTCGGTTGGCCAGCAGTTGCTGAAAGGTGGGCGTCAGCACTTTACTCTTGACTTCGGTGAAGCCGCTGACTTCTTGAAAGGGAGCCATCGTCAGGTATTTGGCCGATTCGGAAGCGGTCTTCCAGCCGTTGTTGGGCGACTGGAAGTAAGAGCCTTTGAGTGACGAGGTGCGGGTGGGAAACAGCCAGTCGCCCGCCGCCAGCTTGCCGTCGTTGGTGCGGTTGGCCAGGCAGTTGATGAACTGCATGGCTTCTTTTTTGTGGGTGCTGGAAGCGGGAATGCTCAAGGTCTGGGTGGCCGATCCCTGCGCCTGGCTGAGCGCTTTCATCGGCGGCAGCACGCCCCAGTTAAAGTTTTTTGGGCCGCTCTCGGCGATGGTCTGGCGTGCCCACACCCCGATGCCCGGCAGCATGGCGAACTTGCCGGAGAAAAAGCCCGCGAACAACTCGGGACTCTGGGCCGTCAGGCCGTCGGGGGCCGCCGATTTGTCGGCGTAATGCATGTCCAGCAGGATTTTGAGCAGCGCTTTTTCCTTGTCGCCCACCTTGATGACATACTTGTTACCACTCTTGTAAAAATAGTTGCCGCCGAAGCCCAGCGCCAGATTCAAAATCCGGTTGGTGGGCGAGCGCAGCCCGAAAGCCGAGCCGTACTGCTCCGGCGTGCCGTCGCCGTTCTTGTCGATGGTCAGCTTCTTGGAGGCCTGCTGAAACTCGGTCCAGCTCCAGGGTTTGGCCACCGTCGGCACCCGAATGCCCGCCGCCTTGAACAGGTCTTTGTTGTAGAGGGTGATCAGCGACTCCCACAAAAACGGCACGCCGTAAATGTTGCCGTTATCGGCGGTGACGGTCTGCCACGCGCCCTTGGCCACGTCCTTTTTCATTTCCGCCGGAATCATTTTGGAAAGGTCGGTCAGGTAGCCGCGTGCGCCGAATTCCATGACTGGGGTGGATTCATAGTGAAAGATGTCCGGCACGCTCTTGGCCTCGAATGAGGTGGTCAGGTAGTCCTGAACCGAGTCCCACGAGACTTGCTGGTAGTCCACCTGATAGCTCTTGCTCTGGGCGTTACAGCCGGCCACTGCCGTCTTGACCGCCGCAATCGCCTGGGTCTGCCACGCCAGACTGACGAAGCGCAGTTTGACCGGAGCGTTATTTTGCGCGAGGGCGGCGGGCTGCACGGTAACGAGCAAAGCGGCGGTCATCAGAGCGATCTTTTTAGGTGTTTGCATAAGGGTCCTCGCTGAGCTGTGAGCTGGAGAATAGATTGAACGTTGAAGGTGGAAATTTATCTTAACGGTTCTTAAGCCTTGACCCCGCCCGCCAGCAGGCCCGACACCAAGCGGCGCTGCATAAAGGCGAACAAAATCAGCGTGGGAATGGTGGCCAGCACGCTGCCCGCCGCCAGTGGCCCCCAACGGGCCAAACCCTCGACGCCCCGCAGCCGCGACAAATTGACCTGGATGGTCATCAGCTCAGGCGACTTGAGCAGCACCAACGCGAAGAAAAATTCATTCCAAGCGTTGATGAAAGCGTACAAGCCAGTGGCGATCAGTGCCGGCAAAATCAGCGGCACCAAGATGTGGCGAATGGCTTGCAAGGGCGTGGCTCCGTCTACCGCCGCCGCTTCTTCCAACTCAACCGGAATGCCCGCGATGTAGCCTTGCAGCATCCACAGGACGAACGGCAAGCTCCACACCACATACACCAGAATCAGGCCGAGGTGGGTGTTGACCAGGCCGAAGCGGGCCAGAATCAGAAACAGCGGTACCAGCACCAAGATGACGGGAAAGGTCTGCGTCACCAAAATCCAGATCAGCACCGCTTTGTTGATGCCGCTGGGCCGCCTGGCCAGCGCGTAGGAAGCCGGCGTGGCAATCGCCAGCGTCAGTGCCGCTGAGATAATGCTGACTTTGAAGGTATTGAAAGCGCTCTGCACGACGCCTAGGTCGCTGATGGCCTCCGAGAAATTGCTCAGCGTCGGCGCTTTAGGAAAAAAGCTGGCCGCACCGAAGATTTCAGCGTTGGGTTTGAAGGCGGTGGAGAGCAGCCACACCACCGGAAACGCCAAGAACAGCACGAAGCCCCACATCAGCAGCGACATCAGCAAGCGGGAGCCGGAGAATTTGGATTTGCGGCGGTAAAGGATTTGAGGAGCGCTCACGCCGCCGCCTTGGTGGCCGACAGAAACTGGCTGCGAACGCTGTAAAGCAGCGCCAGCCCGATAATCAGCACGATGGCCAGGCCCAGCGCCGAGGCGTAAGCGATGTTGCCGTAGCGGAAGGCTTCTTCGTAGGCGAACAGCATCGGCAGCCGGGTGGTTCCGGCAGGCCCGCCCTCGGTGAGAGTGTAGACCAGTCCGAACGAATTGAAATTCCACATAAATTCCAACGCCGAAACCGCCAGAATCACCGGCATCATCAGCGGCAAAGTGACGTGGCGAAGCTGCTGCCAGCTTGAAGCTCCGTCGAGCGAGGCCGCTTCGTGGAGGTCTTCGGGAATGGTCTGAAGGCCCGCCAGCAGCACTACTGTGGCCTGCGGGAGTCCCGTCCAGATACCGACTACGATGACGGCGGGCAAGGCCCAAGTGAAGCTGCCCAGCCAGTCGATCGGCGATTTGAGAATGCCCACCGACACCAAAAAGCCGTTGAGAAAGCCGCTGCTGGGGTGGTAGATCAGCCGCCAGATCATGCCCTTGATGACTGGCGGAATGGCCCAAGGAATGAGAACCAGCACGCGGGCTACGGCCTGTCCAGGCAAGCGGGCGTTGAGCAGCAGCGCCAGGCCCATGCCCAGCACGATCACGCCCGCCGTCACCGTCACCGTCCAGACGGCTCCAATTTGAAACGAACTCCAGAACTGACGGTCTGAGAACATCTTGGCAAAGTTGCCAAACCAGATAAATTTCCGGCTCTCCGCGCCCAGCGTGTAATCGGTGAAGCCCAGATAGACGCCCTGAAGCAGCGGCCAGACCGACAAAACCACCACGGGAAGCAGGGTCGGCACGAACAGCCACCACGACACGCGGGCGTAACCGCTCGGCGCAGGTTTTTTGCCAGCCACTCGAGCAGTCATCAGGCGGCACTCATGCCAAGAGGAGAACTAAACAAACGCCAACCGTACGGCCAGCCGATCAGGGAAGCAGTGAACATTAAGCCAACATTAGCGCACGGCGCTCAGCTCAGGGAGTGGCCCTCCCCAGTGCTGCCAGAACTTCATCCACGTCGGCGGGAGTGTGGTCGGCGTTGATCTGGAATCTGACGCTCTCGTCGCCTTTCGGCACCACCGGATAAGAAATGCCGGTAGCCAGAATGCCTCTCGTCTTGAGATCAGCCACCCGCGCCACCAACTTGGCTTGATCGCGCACGAACAGCGGCACCACCGGATGCTGGCCGTCCAAAGTTTCAAAGCCGCGCTCCTTGAGTCCGCTGCGAAACTGCTCGGTGAGCGAGCGCAATCTGGTCAGCCGCTCACGGCCCCACTCACTGTCGGTCAAATCGAGCGCGGCGTGGGCGGCGGCGGCTTCTCCGGCGGTGATGGGGTTGGAGTAGATGTAGGTCGGTGACTTCTCGCGCAAATAATCAATCAGGACGTGGCTGCTGGTCACGTAACCGCCGTTGACCCCAAACGCCTTGCCCAGCGTGCCGATCAAAACGTCGACCTGCGTGTGGGTAAACTCCTCGGTGCCGCGTCCGGTCTGCCCGAAGGCCCCAACCCCGTGCGAGTCGTCGACCACCAGCAGCACGCCCTCGGGGAAATCGGCGTCGTGGGCGCGGCAGATGGCGGCAATCTCAGCCAGCGGCGCGTGCGCCCCGCGCATCGAGAAAATACCGTCCGTGACGACGAGGGCACGCGCCGCACCTTTGGCTGCCGTGAGCTGGGTGTCCAATCCGTCCAGATCGAGGTGTTTGTAAACGGCTTTGCTGTGGGGGCGCGAAAGCCGCACGGCGTTGATGATGCAGTTGTGGTTGAGTTCGTCGCTGATGACGGCGGTCTGCGGCGTAATCAGCACGCTCAGCACGCTCAGCACGGTGGCGTAGGCCGAGCTGAAAATCATGGACGCCCCTCTCCCGTGAAACGCCGCCAGCCGCGCTTCCAACTGTACATGCGGCAAATACGAGCCGCTGATAAAACGCACCGCGCCGGGGCCGACACCGTAGGCCCGCACCGCCGCTTCGTCGGCCTCGATCAGCTTGGGGTGAAAGCTCAGGCCGAGGTAGCTGTTGGCGTTCATCCGCAGATACGGCGCAGAATCACCGCGCAGCACGAAGCGTGGGCCGCTTTGGCCCTGCGGCTGGATAACGCGCTCCACCACCGCTTCAAAGCTCTTGCGTTTGCCCTCGGCACGGAGAGAATCGAGTTCTTGCTGGGCGAGCGGGTGAAAGCGGTCAAGCGCCATGGGCAAGTCCTCCGGTGGTGTGGTGGGTCAGCGCGGCGAGCATCTGGCTGGTCATGCGCTGGAGGTCGTAAGCAGGCTGCCAGCTCCAATCCTGACGGGCCGCCGCGTCGTCTATGCTGCGCGGCCAGCCGTTGGCAATTGCCTGACGCACAGGGTCGGGAGCGTAACTCACCTCGAAATGCGGCAAGTCAAAAGCGTGGAGCTGGCGTCTGATGGCGGCGGCAATCGCGGCGGGGGTCAGGCTCATTCCGGCCAAATTGTAGGCGTTGGGGTAGCGCAGCGCCGCTTTTGGCGCGTCCATCAGTTCCAGCGTGGCCCGCACCGCGTCGGGCATAAACAGCATCTCCAGCGCGGTGTCGGGGTTCAAAAAGCAGGCGTACGGCTGGCTGCTGGCCGCCGCGTGATACATCTCCACGCTGTAATCGGTGGTGCCGCCGCCCGGCGGGGCCGAGGCCGAGATCAGGCCCGGATAGCGCAGGCCGCGCACGTCCACCCCGTAGCGGCGGGCGTAATCGTCGCACAGCAGTTCGCCAGCCA is part of the Deinococcus detaillensis genome and encodes:
- a CDS encoding ABC transporter substrate-binding protein; this encodes MQTPKKIALMTAALLVTVQPAALAQNNAPVKLRFVSLAWQTQAIAAVKTAVAGCNAQSKSYQVDYQQVSWDSVQDYLTTSFEAKSVPDIFHYESTPVMEFGARGYLTDLSKMIPAEMKKDVAKGAWQTVTADNGNIYGVPFLWESLITLYNKDLFKAAGIRVPTVAKPWSWTEFQQASKKLTIDKNGDGTPEQYGSAFGLRSPTNRILNLALGFGGNYFYKSGNKYVIKVGDKEKALLKILLDMHYADKSAAPDGLTAQSPELFAGFFSGKFAMLPGIGVWARQTIAESGPKNFNWGVLPPMKALSQAQGSATQTLSIPASSTHKKEAMQFINCLANRTNDGKLAAGDWLFPTRTSSLKGSYFQSPNNGWKTASESAKYLTMAPFQEVSGFTEVKSKVLTPTFQQLLANRITLDDAAKQIEQQGNDILAKYYK
- a CDS encoding carbohydrate ABC transporter permease; protein product: MSAPQILYRRKSKFSGSRLLMSLLMWGFVLFLAFPVVWLLSTAFKPNAEIFGAASFFPKAPTLSNFSEAISDLGVVQSAFNTFKVSIISAALTLAIATPASYALARRPSGINKAVLIWILVTQTFPVILVLVPLFLILARFGLVNTHLGLILVYVVWSLPFVLWMLQGYIAGIPVELEEAAAVDGATPLQAIRHILVPLILPALIATGLYAFINAWNEFFFALVLLKSPELMTIQVNLSRLRGVEGLARWGPLAAGSVLATIPTLILFAFMQRRLVSGLLAGGVKA
- a CDS encoding carbohydrate ABC transporter permease, which encodes MTARVAGKKPAPSGYARVSWWLFVPTLLPVVVLSVWPLLQGVYLGFTDYTLGAESRKFIWFGNFAKMFSDRQFWSSFQIGAVWTVTVTAGVIVLGMGLALLLNARLPGQAVARVLVLIPWAIPPVIKGMIWRLIYHPSSGFLNGFLVSVGILKSPIDWLGSFTWALPAVIVVGIWTGLPQATVVLLAGLQTIPEDLHEAASLDGASSWQQLRHVTLPLMMPVILAVSALEFMWNFNSFGLVYTLTEGGPAGTTRLPMLFAYEEAFRYGNIAYASALGLAIVLIIGLALLYSVRSQFLSATKAAA
- a CDS encoding aminotransferase class I/II-fold pyridoxal phosphate-dependent enzyme, with product MALDRFHPLAQQELDSLRAEGKRKSFEAVVERVIQPQGQSGPRFVLRGDSAPYLRMNANSYLGLSFHPKLIEADEAAVRAYGVGPGAVRFISGSYLPHVQLEARLAAFHGRGASMIFSSAYATVLSVLSVLITPQTAVISDELNHNCIINAVRLSRPHSKAVYKHLDLDGLDTQLTAAKGAARALVVTDGIFSMRGAHAPLAEIAAICRAHDADFPEGVLLVVDDSHGVGAFGQTGRGTEEFTHTQVDVLIGTLGKAFGVNGGYVTSSHVLIDYLREKSPTYIYSNPITAGEAAAAHAALDLTDSEWGRERLTRLRSLTEQFRSGLKERGFETLDGQHPVVPLFVRDQAKLVARVADLKTRGILATGISYPVVPKGDESVRFQINADHTPADVDEVLAALGRATP
- a CDS encoding NAD-dependent epimerase/dehydratase family protein yields the protein MTRVLITGALGQVGTELTLALRERYGVSEVLATDIRRPSPGHPAANGPFQLLDGLDAAGLLATVQAQGIQEIYHLAALLSAVAEAKPALAWHLNMQSLINVLDAAHTCGCRVFAPSSIAVFGPDTPRDLAPQLTSLRPTSMYGVTKVAGELLCDDYARRYGVDVRGLRYPGLISASAPPGGGTTDYSVEMYHAAASSQPYACFLNPDTALEMLFMPDAVRATLELMDAPKAALRYPNAYNLAGMSLTPAAIAAAIRRQLHAFDLPHFEVSYAPDPVRQAIANGWPRSIDDAAARQDWSWQPAYDLQRMTSQMLAALTHHTTGGLAHGA